A single region of the Epinephelus moara isolate mb chromosome 14, YSFRI_EMoa_1.0, whole genome shotgun sequence genome encodes:
- the fbln5 gene encoding fibulin-5, giving the protein MLFEIRGFRFCSSARMLAALVFILLCIQPGHGQTCTEGFAYDRRSRQCIDVDECRILPDACRGDMRCVNQNGGYLCMPRSLYNQPFRPETPVLPEPVYPDPSVGFPDTFLPSVPRSVEPSYPRVRSTAQCILGYAPAEDGTCNDIDECETNSHHCNPTQVCINTSGGYTCSCTEGYWLIGGQCQDIDECRYGYCQQLCANVPGSYSCSCNPGFILNPDSRTCQDVDECEDEPCSHGCFNTYGSFMCNCDEGFELAADGTSCIDLDECSFSEFLCQHRCVNTPGSFSCICPPGYYVFEDGRSCEDINECDTGNNTCTTAQVCFNFQGGYTCLNPLQCLLPYIEVSDNQCMCSAENPACRDKPFTILYRHMDLSSGRSVPADIFQMQATTRYPGAFYIFQIKSGNDGREFYMRQTSNVSATLVLSRPIKGPRELVLDLEMVTVNNVINFRGSSIIRLTIFVSEHPF; this is encoded by the exons ATGCTGTTTGAAATACGTGGCTTCAGGTTTTGCTCTTCCGCAAG GATGTTGGCAGCTCTGGTATTTATTCTGCTTTGTATCCAGCCTGGACACGGACAG ACCTGCACAGAAGGTTTTGCTTATGATCGCAGGTCGAGACAGTGTATAG ATGTGGATGAGTGCCGTATCCTGCCAGATGCTTGCCGTGGAGACATGCGCTGTGTGAACCAGAACGGAGGCTACCTGTGCATGCCCAGGAGCCTGTACAACCAGCCGTTCAGACCGGAGACCCCGGTCCTGCCTGAGCCGGTTTACCCGGACCCATCGGTTGGATTTCCAGACACCTTCCTCCCGAGTGTTCCGAGATCTGTGGAGCCCAGCTATCCCAGAGTAAGGAGCACGGCGCAGTGCATCCTGGGATATGCTCCTGCAGAGGACGGCACCTGTAATG ACATTGACGAATGTGAGACAAACTCTCATCACTGTAACCCCACCCAGGTCTGCATCAACACATCAGGTGGCTACACCTGCTCCTGCACTGAGGGATACTGGCTCATTGGTGGACAGTGCCAGG ATATTGATGAATGTCGCTATGGTTACTGCCAACAGCTGTGTGCCAACGTCCCCGGCTCTTATTCCTGCTCCTGTAACCCCGGCTTCATCCTCAACCCAGATAGCAGGACCTGtcaag ATGTGGACGAGTGTGAAGACGAACCGTGCAGTCACGGCTGCTTCAACACCTACGGCTCCTTCATGTGCAACTGTGACGAGGGATTCGAGTTGGCAGCAGATGGCACCTCGTGCATTG ACCTGGATGAGTGCAGCTTCTCTGAGTTTCTGTGTCAGCACAGATGTGTGAACACACCCGGCTCTTTCTCCTGCATCTGTCCGCCTGGATATTATGTGTTTGAGGATGGACGGAGTTGTGAAG ATATCAATGAATGTGACACTGGTAACAACACCTGTACAACAGCACAAGTATGTTTCAATTTCCAGGGAGGCTACACATGCCTGAATCCTTTACAGTGTCTCCTTCCTTACATCGAAGTCAGTGACAA TCAGTGCATGTGTTCAGCTGAGAACCCTGCCTGCAGGGACAAACCCTTCACTATTCTCTACCGACACATGGACTTGTCGTCGGGGCGCAGTGTGCCTGCTGACATCTTCCAGATGCAGGCCACCACGCGTTACCCTGGCGCCTTCTACATCTTCCAGATAAAGTCGGGCAACGATGGGCGAGAGTTTTACATGAGG CAAACCAGTAATGTGAGCGCCACACTCGTCCTGTCACGGCCAATCAAGGGGCCCAGGGAGTTGGTGCTGGACTTGGAGATGGTCACAGTCAACAATGTCATCAACTTCAGAGGCAGCTCCATTATACGTCTGACGATATTTGTCTCAGAGCACCCGTTCTGA